A window of Xyrauchen texanus isolate HMW12.3.18 chromosome 10, RBS_HiC_50CHRs, whole genome shotgun sequence contains these coding sequences:
- the LOC127650670 gene encoding uncharacterized protein LOC127650670 isoform X1, with translation MPMFCVVYGCSNRSNRETTRSFYRVPKVVLHKGEKCKKLTEKRREKWLLNLRSRGAESDNARVCSDHFVKGCPGALNDVESVDWAPTVNLGYQKGKPMSEALRIREERMKPRDDQHRHVEGAVALLDLHKSAEKPEDNTEMLRDRQDQPDQSPEGSESQSPAASSATPETAPAVRRTQNRTRGNEAEIERFLIEALKRPAAPVPPPPSEDELFFQSLVPSLARLPPQQKEYVKFQIHKLIYEASTVVLKLEPLE, from the exons ATGCCTATGTTTTGCGTCGTTTACGGTTGCTCAAATCGATCAAACCGAGAAACCACACGGAGCTTTTATCGTGTACCAAAAGTTGTTCTTCATAAGGGGGAaaaatgcaagaaattgactGAAAAACGCCGGGAAAAATGGCTTTTAAACCTGCGGTCGAGAGGAGCAGAGTCGGATAATGCTCGTGTGTGCAGTGACCACTTCGTCAAAG GCTGCCCTGGTGCTTTAAACGATGTTGAGTCTGTAGACTGGGCTCCTACAGTTAACCTCGGTTATCAGAAAGGTAAGCCCATGTCAGAAGCATTGCGTATACGAGAGGAGAGGATGAAGCCCAGAGACGATCAACATAGACACGTAGAAGGTGCAGTGGCCTTGCTGGATCTCCATAAGTCCGCTGAGAAGCCAGAGGATAACACAGAGATGTTACGTGACCGACAAG ACCAGCCAGATCAGTCACCAGAAGGGAGTGAGTCTCAAAGTCCTGCTGCTTCCTCTGCAACACCTGAGACCGCACCAGCAG TGAGGAGGACCCAAAACAGGACAAGGGGGAATGAGGCTGAGATTGAGAGGTTTCTTATCGAAGCCCTGAAGAGGCCTGCTGCACCTGTCCCACCTCCTCCCTCAGAGGATGAGCTTTTTTTTCAAAGCCTGGTTCCTTCTCTGGCGAGATTGCCACCCCAGCAGAAGGAGTATGTTAAATTCCAAATTCATAAATTGATTTATGAAGCCAGCACTGTAGTGCTCAAATTGGAACCCTTGGAATAG
- the LOC127650967 gene encoding vacuolar protein sorting-associated protein 28 homolog: MFHGIPASGVMGGAPANKPELYEEVKLYKNAREREKYDNMAELFAVVKTLQALEKAYIKDCVTPNEYTGACSRLLVQYKAAFKQVQGSDVGSIDDFCRKYRLDCPLAMERIKEDRPITIKDDKGNLNRCIADIVSLFITVMDKLRLEIRAMDEIQPDLRELMETINRMSNMPPDSEAKDKVSLWLTTLSSMSASDELDDSQVRQMLFDLESAYNAFNRFLHSS; encoded by the exons ATGTTTCATGGAATACCTGCATCTGGAGTGATGGGAGGAG CGCCTGCCAACAAACCAGAACTGTATGAG GAAGTGAAATTGTACAAAAATGCCAGAGAAAGGGAAAA GTATGACAACATGGCAGAGTTATTTGCTGTGGTGAAGACACTTCAGGCCCTAGAGAAAGCCTACATTAAGGACTGTGTGACTCCCAATGA atacaCAGGTGCTTGCTCAAGATTGCTAGTCCAGTATAAGGCTGCTTTCAAACAGGTCCAGGGATCAGATGTGGGCTCCATCGATGATTTTTGCCGGAAATATAGG CTCGACTGTCCACTGGCCATGGAGAGGATCAAAGAGGATCGACCAATCACCATCAAGGATGACAAGGGCAACTTGAATCGCTGCATTGCAGACATAGTATCT CTCTTTATCACAGTGATGGACAAACTTCGACTCGAAATTCGTGCCATGGATGAG ATCCAGCCTGACCTGAGAGAGCTGATGGAGACCATAAACAGGATGAGCAACATGCCCCCAGATTCAGAGGCCAAAGACAAAGTCAGCCTCTG GTTAACCACACTAAGCAGCATGTCTGCATCCGATGAGCTGGATGACTCCCAGGTTCGCCAGATGCTATTTGACCTGGAGTCTGCCTACAACGCCTTTAATCGTTTCTTACACTCATCTTAA
- the LOC127650670 gene encoding uncharacterized protein LOC127650670 isoform X2: MPMFCVVYGCSNRSNRETTRSFYRVPKVVLHKGEKCKKLTEKRREKWLLNLRSRGAESDNARVCSDHFVKGCPGALNDVESVDWAPTVNLGYQKGKPMSEALRIREERMKPRDDQHRHVEGAVALLDLHKSAEKPEDNTEMLRDRQDQPDQSPEGSESQSPAASSATPETAPAVRRTQNRTRGNEAEIERFLIEALKRPAAPVPPPPSEDELFFQSLVPSLARLPPQQKECRMKDRPNHG; the protein is encoded by the exons ATGCCTATGTTTTGCGTCGTTTACGGTTGCTCAAATCGATCAAACCGAGAAACCACACGGAGCTTTTATCGTGTACCAAAAGTTGTTCTTCATAAGGGGGAaaaatgcaagaaattgactGAAAAACGCCGGGAAAAATGGCTTTTAAACCTGCGGTCGAGAGGAGCAGAGTCGGATAATGCTCGTGTGTGCAGTGACCACTTCGTCAAAG GCTGCCCTGGTGCTTTAAACGATGTTGAGTCTGTAGACTGGGCTCCTACAGTTAACCTCGGTTATCAGAAAGGTAAGCCCATGTCAGAAGCATTGCGTATACGAGAGGAGAGGATGAAGCCCAGAGACGATCAACATAGACACGTAGAAGGTGCAGTGGCCTTGCTGGATCTCCATAAGTCCGCTGAGAAGCCAGAGGATAACACAGAGATGTTACGTGACCGACAAG ACCAGCCAGATCAGTCACCAGAAGGGAGTGAGTCTCAAAGTCCTGCTGCTTCCTCTGCAACACCTGAGACCGCACCAGCAG TGAGGAGGACCCAAAACAGGACAAGGGGGAATGAGGCTGAGATTGAGAGGTTTCTTATCGAAGCCCTGAAGAGGCCTGCTGCACCTGTCCCACCTCCTCCCTCAGAGGATGAGCTTTTTTTTCAAAGCCTGGTTCCTTCTCTGGCGAGATTGCCACCCCAGCAGAAGGA ATGCAGGATGAAAGACAGACCTAACCATGGATGA